One Neoarius graeffei isolate fNeoGra1 chromosome 19, fNeoGra1.pri, whole genome shotgun sequence genomic region harbors:
- the LOC132867366 gene encoding coiled-coil domain-containing protein 127-like, translating to MDNLNDPPGWNIRPVPREGSDGGKWNYALLVPMLGLAAFRWIWKRESQRQIQEVKIRFEGQVPAIAKDLELKYKDTLMENRRTTTLLEQEVEKAHDQVEHYKKAMASHSQHLMEERKQLQKEREELEDKKKRALQTGTAGLLLYEALQQEQEWQQGAQVLLNELEHQLVERQSAFCSLLLPKERRMVIERNLLVRVARDPAGVELGLENDIKDIFKNDRHCAQMLSMDKRKNGQLMWLYLKYWRLQVTLQKHKRAEGRLKGSLSDVK from the exons ATGGACAACCTGAATGATCCTCCTGGATGGAATATAAGGCCAGTGCCACGTGAGGGTTCTGATGGAGGGAAATGGAACTATGCTCTGTTAGTCCCCATGCTCGGCCTTGCGGCTTTTC GTTGGATCTGGAAACGTGAGTCGCAGAGGCAGATCCAAGAAGTTAAAATCCGGTTTGAGGGGCAAGTGCCTGCCATCGCCAAAGACCTGGAGCTCAAGTATAAAGATACGCTGATGGAGAACCGACGCACAACTACCCTCCTGGAGCAAGAGGTAGAGAAAGCGCATGACCAGGTGGAGCACTACAAGAAGGCCATGGCCTCTCACAGCCAACATCTCATGGAGGAGCGTAAGCAGCTGCAGAAGGAACGTGAAGAGCTAGAGGACAAGAAGAAGCGTGCCCTGCAGACTGGAACAGCTGGACTGCTGCTTTATGAAGCTCTGCAACAGGAGCAGGAGTGGCAGCAGGGAGCCCAGGTTTTGCTAAATGAACTGGAGCACCAGCTGGTGGAGAGGCAGAGTGCCTTCTGCAGCCTGCTGCTGCCCAAGGAACGCAGGATGGTGATCGAGAGAAATCTGCTGGTCAGAGTGGCCAGGGACCCAGCGGGGGTGGAATTGGGCCTGGAGAATGACATCAAggacatttttaaaaatgatagGCACTGCGCACAGATGTTGAGTATGGACAAGAGGAAAAATGGGCAGCTGATGTGGCTGTATCTTAAATACTGGAGGCTGCAGgttacactgcagaaacacaagaGAGCAGAGGGCAGGTTGAAAGGGTCACTGTCTGATGTCAAGTGA